The sequence TCTGATTCTACTATAAAAGATGAAGatattctttatttcttatttattaattataattattgtatattaaattataagaataataaaaaattaaaactATTTCTCTTACAGATTCTTGAAATATTTGAATCattaatatgttatatgaatatatatgaatatatatgtgcatttttattatttcttatatcTTATATTGAGAGAAGACCAATCGAATATTTGTATCTGTCAGAAATTTTTGATGTTATATATGATGAGGAATATATGAGAGCATATTCGAAGGGCAAccaaaataataatattaattgtaataatattaatgttgataatattaattgtAATAAGAATGTAACGAATCAGTTTAAACAATGTGgaaacaaaaaagaaattataaaaaatacaaaaaatttaGAGTGTGATTCAGTTTGTTTTAATTCTAATGAAaatcatttattaaaagataatataaaaaaaaaaaagaaaaaaaaaaaattggaAGAAAGCTTAAAtgtgaataatatattatttaataatatcaaaataaatgaatatgattatatagaaaaaaaagtattacattatatgtctattataaaagaaactcgaaataatgatgataagAATCATATTTTGGATTTAcgttataatatattttataaaaataagatgataataaaaatatttttagaaattattgaaaaaataaaattatttttatgttgtaatgtttttgattatttgtatgaaaataaaagaacctatgaaaaatatataagtttgctttcttcatatttttataaattttattttgtattaatGAATGAAGAGAT comes from Plasmodium gaboni strain SY75 chromosome Unknown, whole genome shotgun sequence and encodes:
- a CDS encoding putative phosphatidylinositol 4-kinase; this translates as SDSTIKDEDILYFLFINYNYCILNYKNNKKLKLFLLQILEIFESLICYMNIYEYICAFLLFLISYIERRPIEYLYLSEIFDVIYDEEYMRAYSKGNQNNNINCNNINVDNINCNKNVTNQFKQCGNKKEIIKNTKNLECDSVCFNSNENHLLKDNIKKKKKKKKLEESLNVNNILFNNIKINEYDYIEKKVLHYMSIIKETRNNDDKNHILDLRYNIFYKNKMIIKIFLEIIEKIKLFLCCNVFDYLYENKRTYEKYISLLSSYFYKFYFVLMNEEIYYNKNKNNKKNCSIYKDIQSDMNLIDANRRIKKDNQKDNHHNNEQMCSFYKSIMIIKNKVIEITPILSIKYLNQCYLYNICKHDILFGLKDKNCKINNKNSKHINNNINNNNINSNNNIINNNNIINNGHNNGGGHVHFDCFNFLSEENLK